A window of Pseudodesulfovibrio hydrargyri contains these coding sequences:
- a CDS encoding LysR family transcriptional regulator: MELYQLKTFVAVAEEGNLTKAAERIFASQPAVSGHIKALEEELGLPLFVRTPRGMQLTEVGKGLKLKADSVLLAAEDMSNLAAGYREELTGSLTIALNTDTGFLRVAELSAAMADAHPKLRLKFLQGNSGAILKDVRDRRIDAGFSFFDNRYAEVASIHLKEIPVRVVAPAAWSARVQGLPLDGLAALPWVRPDVECPFMKVLEGVFEGSGISISNYIEADSECVIRELVGAGKGVSLLKQSDADEMVREGVAVICETGPMLSLNISFVYPKSRENDPIIRALTEVVRGLWPEADC, encoded by the coding sequence ATGGAACTCTATCAGCTCAAGACTTTCGTGGCCGTGGCCGAGGAGGGCAACCTGACCAAGGCGGCCGAACGCATTTTCGCCAGCCAGCCTGCGGTGAGCGGACACATCAAGGCGCTGGAGGAGGAGTTGGGACTGCCTTTGTTCGTGCGCACTCCACGCGGCATGCAACTGACCGAAGTGGGCAAGGGGCTGAAGCTCAAGGCGGATTCCGTGCTTCTGGCCGCCGAAGATATGTCCAACCTGGCCGCCGGATACCGCGAGGAGCTGACCGGCTCCCTGACCATCGCCCTGAACACGGACACCGGTTTTCTGCGCGTGGCCGAGCTGTCCGCAGCCATGGCCGACGCCCATCCCAAACTGCGGCTCAAGTTCCTGCAGGGCAATTCCGGGGCCATCCTCAAGGACGTGCGGGACCGGCGCATCGACGCGGGCTTTTCCTTTTTCGACAACCGCTACGCCGAGGTCGCGTCCATCCACCTGAAGGAGATCCCGGTGCGCGTGGTGGCTCCGGCGGCCTGGTCGGCCCGCGTGCAGGGATTGCCCCTGGACGGGCTGGCGGCCCTGCCTTGGGTCCGGCCGGATGTGGAGTGCCCGTTCATGAAGGTCCTGGAAGGGGTCTTCGAAGGGTCGGGCATTAGCATCTCCAACTACATTGAGGCGGACTCCGAGTGCGTCATCCGCGAGCTGGTGGGCGCGGGCAAGGGCGTGTCCCTGCTCAAGCAGAGCGACGCGGACGAGATGGTCCGGGAGGGCGTGGCCGTGATCTGCGAGACCGGCCCCATGCTCTCCCTGAACATCAGTTTCGTGTATCCCAAGAGCCGGGAGAACGACCCGATCATCCGGGCCCTGACCGAGGTGGTCCGGGGGTTGTGGCCCGAGGCCGACTGCTGA
- a CDS encoding LysR family transcriptional regulator — protein MELYQLKTFVVVAEEGHLTRASVRLHTSQPSVSAHIKALEEELETKLFIRTPKGMRLTEAGERLKHRAENVLKAARELRLEARSMGDELVGDLSLGLNTDAEYLRIVPLLTSLGEDHPRIVLQIQQRASTSVQGAIRDGLLDCGFIFGEPRFPEICAIPLEKTRFFVAVPDIWKDRMDQGLAGLSDLPWIMDPSDNPLQQLIEPFFKSHGIKPSNQLEVDGDEVIRVLVAAGKGISFLRRNEVLAANRIGQPVHSLSFDELSIQANFVYLKRHDEDPVMRAVIEHVKRCWEVR, from the coding sequence ATGGAACTGTACCAACTCAAGACATTCGTGGTGGTGGCCGAGGAAGGCCATCTGACCCGCGCTTCGGTGCGGCTGCACACCAGCCAGCCTTCGGTCAGCGCACACATCAAGGCCCTGGAGGAGGAGCTGGAGACCAAGCTGTTCATCCGCACGCCCAAGGGCATGCGCTTGACCGAGGCCGGGGAACGGCTCAAGCACCGGGCCGAGAACGTGCTCAAGGCGGCCCGCGAACTGCGGCTGGAGGCACGGAGCATGGGCGACGAACTGGTGGGCGACCTGTCGCTGGGGTTGAACACGGACGCCGAGTATCTGCGCATCGTGCCCCTGCTGACCTCACTGGGCGAGGACCACCCCAGGATCGTGCTGCAGATCCAGCAGCGCGCCTCCACCTCGGTGCAGGGGGCCATCCGTGACGGCCTGCTCGACTGCGGGTTCATCTTCGGCGAGCCGAGGTTCCCGGAGATCTGCGCCATCCCCCTGGAAAAGACACGCTTCTTCGTGGCCGTGCCGGATATCTGGAAGGACCGTATGGATCAGGGGCTTGCAGGCCTGTCCGACCTGCCGTGGATCATGGACCCGTCGGACAACCCGTTGCAGCAACTCATCGAGCCGTTCTTCAAGTCCCACGGGATCAAGCCCTCGAACCAGCTGGAGGTGGACGGCGACGAGGTCATCCGCGTGCTCGTGGCCGCGGGCAAGGGGATTTCGTTCCTACGGAGAAACGAGGTCCTGGCGGCCAACCGCATCGGCCAGCCCGTGCACTCCCTGTCCTTTGACGAACTGTCCATCCAGGCCAACTTCGTCTACCTCAAGCGGCACGACGAGGACCCGGTCATGCGCGCGGTCATCGAACACGTCAAACGGTGCTGGGAAGTGCGCTAG
- a CDS encoding DMT family transporter has product MTIAQLKAFIPEEARAKGTMAAILGGILLSFDPIFVRLSGVGGYETAFLFGLFSALSMGTLIQATDARGLVGTVRESGWPAVVSGLIMLGSASMFVLSIKHTSVANTMMILSGRPVLTAAAAWLILRERTSGKLWLAIGGVVCGMAVVVSGSLRSGNVHGDGLALAGVICLALNGVMWRHFRAMSRMLVVGFGGLFLAVIMFFLTDVTAIPARTWLVMACMGLLSAPAGRVLNAVSSRYIPAAEMATYALISPVLAPIWVFLLFREQPPAATLAGGGLILAAIAAYIAATARRP; this is encoded by the coding sequence ATGACCATAGCGCAATTGAAGGCATTCATTCCGGAAGAGGCCCGGGCCAAGGGGACCATGGCCGCGATCCTGGGCGGGATTCTGCTCAGTTTCGACCCGATCTTCGTCCGGCTGTCGGGCGTGGGCGGGTATGAGACCGCGTTCCTGTTCGGCCTGTTCTCCGCCCTGTCCATGGGCACGCTGATCCAGGCGACCGACGCGCGCGGCCTGGTCGGCACGGTCCGCGAAAGCGGCTGGCCCGCGGTCGTTTCCGGCCTGATCATGCTGGGCAGCGCCTCCATGTTCGTGCTCAGCATCAAGCACACCAGCGTGGCCAACACCATGATGATCCTCAGCGGCAGGCCCGTACTGACCGCGGCGGCGGCCTGGCTGATCCTCCGGGAGCGGACCTCGGGCAAGCTCTGGCTGGCCATCGGCGGCGTGGTCTGCGGCATGGCCGTGGTCGTGTCCGGCTCCCTGCGCTCGGGCAATGTGCACGGCGACGGGCTGGCCCTGGCGGGCGTGATCTGCCTGGCCCTGAACGGAGTCATGTGGCGGCACTTCAGGGCCATGAGCCGGATGCTCGTCGTGGGCTTCGGCGGCCTGTTCCTGGCCGTGATCATGTTCTTCCTGACCGATGTCACGGCCATTCCGGCCCGCACCTGGCTGGTCATGGCCTGCATGGGGTTGCTCTCCGCCCCGGCGGGCCGCGTCCTCAACGCGGTCTCCTCGCGCTACATCCCGGCCGCGGAAATGGCCACCTACGCCCTCATCAGCCCGGTCCTCGCCCCCATCTGGGTCTTCCTCCTCTTCCGCGAACAACCCCCGGCTGCCACCCTGGCCGGCGGCGGCCTCATCCTCGCCGCCATCGCCGCCTACATCGCCGCCACCGCCAGACGGCCATGA
- a CDS encoding TetR/AcrR family transcriptional regulator, whose protein sequence is MTKMEAKRERNRSAILRAAREVFRSEGYVGAGMDEIARRAGMTKQTVYRYFDSKEALFQASLEVGREEGGNGFLDALAIEDTREALTRFAEGFLKVHMVEEHLASVRLLLSEGPTAPEMTRAYYAVGPKRTEARLAGFLAERLGLDDPEYGVRLLLGGLLSLRMHVLVGLIPPPTPAELAAHARRIVSVFLQGKS, encoded by the coding sequence ATGACGAAGATGGAAGCGAAGCGGGAGCGGAACAGGTCCGCGATATTGCGGGCCGCCCGGGAGGTCTTCCGGTCCGAGGGATACGTGGGGGCGGGCATGGACGAGATCGCGCGGCGGGCAGGGATGACCAAGCAGACGGTGTACCGGTATTTCGACTCCAAGGAGGCGCTGTTCCAGGCGTCGCTGGAGGTCGGGCGGGAGGAGGGCGGAAACGGGTTTCTGGACGCCTTGGCCATTGAGGACACGCGGGAGGCCCTGACCCGCTTTGCCGAGGGGTTTCTCAAGGTCCACATGGTCGAGGAGCATCTGGCTTCCGTCCGCCTGCTGTTGTCCGAGGGGCCGACCGCGCCGGAGATGACCCGGGCCTATTACGCGGTGGGCCCGAAGCGGACCGAGGCGCGGCTGGCCGGATTCCTGGCCGAGCGGCTCGGCCTGGACGACCCGGAGTACGGCGTCCGCCTCCTGCTGGGCGGCCTGCTCTCCCTGCGCATGCACGTCCTGGTCGGCCTGATTCCGCCCCCGACTCCGGCCGAACTCGCGGCCCATGCCCGCCGCATCGTCTCGGTCTTCCTGCAAGGCAAATCATGA
- a CDS encoding cell division protein FtsX encodes MIGPFIRLTLRGVADLRLHPFAQLLTLLAVGMVTLLTGLILLGMHNVNQELLKSRGKVEFQIYWKAGAGDAQVEKDWQSVRAMDHLDSFKTFTPRTALTELATALGETGDFAWLAENNPLPYSGLAAFAVPPEAQSEGWAADLLTRLKSMPGVDKVNYTPFQADLAQGWRTLTHMVVWPVLGFLALVVSLVVHNTIKLSLLTRMDEVEILSLVGASPAYIRWPLLIGGLVQGILGAGLGVGLLAATHSAIADALNFPPFLIQLQFLPPSQILALSGAVTLVSILSSWVAIK; translated from the coding sequence GTGATCGGACCGTTCATCCGCCTGACCCTGCGCGGCGTGGCCGACCTGCGCCTGCATCCGTTCGCCCAGCTGCTCACCCTCCTGGCCGTGGGCATGGTCACCCTGCTCACCGGCCTGATCCTGCTCGGCATGCACAACGTCAACCAGGAGCTGCTCAAGTCCCGGGGCAAGGTCGAATTCCAGATATACTGGAAGGCCGGGGCCGGCGACGCCCAGGTGGAAAAGGACTGGCAGTCCGTCCGCGCCATGGACCACCTGGACTCCTTCAAGACCTTCACTCCCAGGACCGCCCTGACCGAGTTGGCCACGGCCCTGGGCGAAACCGGCGACTTCGCCTGGCTGGCCGAGAACAACCCCCTGCCCTATTCCGGCCTGGCCGCCTTCGCCGTGCCGCCCGAGGCGCAGAGCGAGGGCTGGGCCGCCGACCTGCTCACCCGGCTCAAGTCCATGCCCGGCGTGGACAAGGTCAACTACACCCCGTTCCAGGCCGATCTGGCCCAGGGCTGGCGGACCCTGACCCACATGGTCGTCTGGCCCGTCCTCGGCTTCCTGGCCCTGGTCGTCTCCCTGGTGGTCCACAACACCATCAAGCTCTCCCTGCTCACGCGCATGGACGAGGTCGAAATCCTCTCCCTGGTGGGCGCCAGCCCGGCCTACATCCGCTGGCCCCTGCTCATCGGCGGCCTGGTCCAGGGCATCCTCGGCGCGGGTCTGGGCGTCGGACTGCTCGCCGCCACCCACTCGGCCATCGCCGACGCCCTGAACTTTCCGCCCTTCCTCATCCAGTTGCAGTTCCTGCCCCCAAGCCAGATCCTCGCCCTGTCCGGCGCGGTCACCCTGGTCTCCATCCTCTCCAGCTGGGTGGCCATCAAGTAG
- the ftsE gene encoding cell division ATP-binding protein FtsE has protein sequence MVNVERLSYNFGSYWALKDISFTLGKGEFLFLTGHSGAGKTTLLRLLYGALPVDRGRASVAGFQLNNLKKRDIPRLRRKVGVVFQDFKILPERTVFDNVAMALEVRGMPRTHLERRVRAIIRALGLETKSYSLCERLSGGEQQRVAICRSMVANPELILADEPTGNLDVDLTLHLMEIFKQFHTYGTSVIMATHSTEVLECVPGARILHLQDGRIAENGGSSGELDEEAEDGPLDDETEFGEVGL, from the coding sequence ATGGTCAACGTGGAACGACTGTCCTACAACTTCGGGTCCTACTGGGCCCTCAAGGACATTTCCTTCACCCTGGGAAAGGGAGAGTTCCTTTTTCTCACGGGCCACTCGGGCGCGGGCAAGACCACGCTCCTGCGCCTGCTCTACGGCGCCCTGCCCGTCGACCGGGGCCGTGCCTCGGTCGCCGGATTCCAGCTCAACAACCTGAAAAAGCGCGACATCCCCCGGCTGCGCCGCAAGGTCGGCGTGGTCTTCCAGGACTTCAAGATCCTGCCCGAGCGCACGGTCTTCGACAACGTGGCCATGGCGCTGGAGGTGCGGGGCATGCCGCGAACCCACCTGGAGCGCCGCGTGCGGGCGATCATCCGGGCGCTCGGCCTGGAGACCAAGAGCTACTCCCTGTGCGAGCGGCTGTCCGGCGGCGAGCAGCAGCGCGTGGCCATCTGCCGGTCCATGGTCGCCAATCCCGAACTCATCCTGGCCGACGAGCCCACCGGCAACCTGGACGTGGACCTGACCCTGCACCTCATGGAGATATTCAAGCAGTTCCACACCTACGGCACCTCGGTCATCATGGCCACCCACTCCACCGAGGTCCTGGAATGCGTGCCGGGCGCGCGCATCCTGCACCTGCAGGACGGGCGCATCGCGGAAAACGGCGGCTCATCCGGTGAGCTTGACGAAGAGGCCGAAGACGGCCCCCTGGACGACGAGACTGAATTCGGCGAGGTGGGGCTGTGA
- a CDS encoding rubrerythrin family protein: MTKTMENLKAAFAGESQANRKYLAYAEKADAEGKPGVAKVFRAAAAAETIHAHAHLRLMKGIGTTEENLKDAIEGETYEFKSMYPDMMKDAEAEGENAILRYFGFANEAEKVHAELYTAALEGDEDVFADAEFYICSVCGHTMDGEPHDKCPICGAAPKAYKKVEA, encoded by the coding sequence ATGACCAAGACCATGGAGAATCTGAAAGCCGCTTTCGCCGGTGAGTCCCAGGCCAACCGCAAGTACCTCGCCTACGCCGAAAAGGCCGACGCCGAGGGCAAACCCGGCGTCGCCAAGGTGTTCCGCGCCGCCGCGGCCGCCGAGACCATCCACGCCCACGCCCACCTGCGCCTGATGAAGGGCATCGGCACCACCGAGGAGAACCTCAAGGACGCCATCGAGGGCGAGACCTACGAATTCAAGTCCATGTACCCGGACATGATGAAGGACGCCGAGGCCGAGGGTGAGAACGCCATCCTGCGCTATTTCGGATTCGCCAACGAGGCCGAGAAGGTCCACGCCGAACTGTACACCGCCGCCCTCGAGGGTGACGAAGACGTCTTTGCCGACGCCGAATTCTACATCTGCTCCGTCTGCGGCCACACCATGGACGGCGAGCCTCACGACAAGTGTCCCATCTGCGGGGCCGCTCCCAAGGCCTACAAGAAAGTCGAAGCCTAG
- a CDS encoding aminotransferase class IV → MIHYKDGGYSLEGVRLDPAGGSFRYGAGLFETIYYNGRELCHLGRHLDRLLHGLRAYGLAYTTVDFSQVAAQVLNRNGLEGRPARVDIVYPVEDGVASPVVLAEPVEPKPYKAFRLCLCEDRHVSALSGHKTTNGMFSYLARRQASARGFDDAALFDLDDNILEGTTGALVFEKHGQFVCVDSPYRLPSIALDLASTVLDILPVRVPLDELPSFRHAYLLNSLIGMRPVVAVGETAFVPDDTACDRVSPLVLGASG, encoded by the coding sequence GTGATCCATTACAAGGACGGCGGCTACAGCCTGGAAGGCGTCCGGCTGGACCCGGCCGGAGGCTCGTTCCGCTACGGGGCCGGGCTGTTCGAGACCATCTACTACAACGGCCGCGAGCTGTGCCATCTGGGCCGCCACCTGGACCGCCTGCTGCACGGGCTGCGCGCCTACGGACTGGCCTACACCACGGTGGATTTCTCCCAGGTTGCGGCCCAGGTCCTGAACCGCAACGGCCTGGAGGGACGTCCGGCCCGGGTGGACATCGTGTATCCGGTGGAGGACGGGGTCGCCTCGCCCGTGGTCCTGGCCGAGCCGGTCGAGCCCAAACCGTACAAGGCGTTCCGGCTGTGCCTGTGCGAGGACCGGCACGTCTCGGCCTTAAGCGGACACAAGACCACCAACGGCATGTTCTCCTACCTGGCCCGGCGCCAGGCCTCGGCCCGGGGATTCGACGACGCGGCCCTGTTCGACCTGGACGACAACATCCTGGAGGGAACCACCGGAGCCCTGGTCTTCGAAAAGCACGGCCAGTTCGTGTGCGTGGACTCGCCCTACCGGCTGCCGTCCATCGCCCTGGACCTGGCCTCGACCGTCCTGGACATCCTGCCCGTGCGGGTACCTTTGGACGAGCTGCCCTCGTTCAGGCACGCCTACCTGCTCAATTCCCTGATCGGCATGCGCCCGGTGGTGGCCGTGGGCGAGACCGCCTTCGTGCCCGACGACACGGCCTGCGACAGGGTCTCCCCCCTGGTGCTCGGCGCTTCCGGGTAG
- a CDS encoding transporter substrate-binding domain-containing protein — translation MSKTYCALLVCCMLFLTVSESRARGFDEIVASGTLKVGTTGDYKPFSFDNNGTYEGFDIAVARSFADRLGLKLELVKTTWKTLMADLKADRYDIGMSGITRTIARQKEARFSQGYVMFGKTILVNKDNAARFGSLADVDQKGVKIGVNPGGTNEKFVKANIKNAEVVVFESNLAIPPAVADKKVDVMITDSVEALYYAATDAKLAAPLADEPFTRAELGYLMPASAERLQDTVDFMMDQMILKGEMAELKTQYLHMAE, via the coding sequence ATGTCCAAAACGTATTGCGCTTTGCTGGTGTGTTGCATGCTTTTTCTGACCGTTTCCGAGTCCCGGGCCCGCGGCTTCGACGAGATCGTGGCCAGCGGTACGCTCAAGGTGGGCACCACCGGTGACTACAAGCCGTTTTCCTTTGACAACAACGGCACGTACGAGGGCTTCGACATCGCCGTGGCCCGGAGCTTCGCCGACCGGCTGGGACTGAAGCTCGAACTGGTCAAGACCACCTGGAAGACGCTGATGGCCGACCTCAAAGCCGACAGGTACGACATCGGCATGAGCGGCATCACCCGGACCATCGCCCGCCAGAAGGAAGCCCGATTCTCCCAGGGGTACGTCATGTTCGGCAAGACCATCCTGGTCAACAAGGACAACGCGGCCCGGTTCGGCTCCTTGGCCGACGTGGACCAGAAGGGCGTGAAGATCGGCGTGAACCCGGGCGGGACCAACGAGAAGTTCGTCAAGGCCAACATCAAGAACGCGGAAGTGGTCGTGTTCGAGTCCAACCTGGCCATTCCCCCGGCCGTGGCCGACAAGAAGGTGGACGTGATGATCACCGACAGCGTGGAGGCCCTGTACTACGCGGCCACCGATGCCAAGCTGGCCGCCCCGCTGGCCGATGAGCCGTTCACCCGCGCCGAGCTGGGCTACCTCATGCCCGCCTCGGCCGAGCGGCTGCAGGACACGGTCGACTTCATGATGGACCAGATGATCCTCAAGGGCGAGATGGCCGAGCTCAAGACCCAATACCTGCACATGGCCGAATAA
- a CDS encoding MerR family transcriptional regulator, producing the protein MADTYTHKDLAGLCGVSETTIKSYRRKFPGFIPVLTRGKPIRFRPEAGEVCLKIRDCFAQGLSVNETHKVLKEHFKEEPSARQRRAPSAPPAGAPDQPVAAPAGVSAEYLEKFFTTAGQMMQGMAGLATAQAKAEQRLRKIESALEKLLEVEAGNKALFARLLDRPAAAAEKEPAPEPGPRPEPEHETDPRPEPRTTPEPRPEPRVRARRIVNVRGPEGEVASYSLERDAAPAPERPSDDFLNTPIVIRNDQGEFLGVPGRLPLAGFVSILIDGADEIAARWAREGDAWVFIMAGPDGDTHALHFVSTTTPRGNLVVLLERLDINGSPTSPQFLQEFFRQVKDKA; encoded by the coding sequence GAAACGACCATCAAGAGCTACCGCCGCAAGTTCCCGGGCTTCATCCCGGTGCTGACCCGGGGCAAGCCCATCCGCTTCAGGCCCGAGGCGGGCGAAGTCTGTCTCAAGATCCGGGACTGCTTCGCCCAGGGACTGTCCGTGAACGAGACCCACAAGGTCTTAAAGGAACACTTCAAGGAAGAGCCGTCCGCCCGGCAGCGCCGCGCGCCCTCGGCTCCGCCCGCCGGTGCGCCCGATCAGCCCGTGGCCGCACCGGCCGGGGTCTCGGCGGAGTACCTCGAAAAATTCTTCACCACCGCCGGGCAGATGATGCAGGGCATGGCCGGTCTGGCCACGGCCCAGGCCAAGGCCGAGCAGCGGCTGCGCAAGATCGAATCCGCCCTGGAAAAACTGCTTGAAGTCGAGGCCGGAAACAAGGCCCTGTTCGCCCGGTTACTGGACCGCCCCGCCGCAGCCGCCGAAAAAGAGCCCGCGCCCGAACCGGGACCCCGGCCCGAGCCCGAACACGAAACCGACCCCCGGCCGGAACCCCGGACAACCCCCGAGCCCAGACCCGAACCGCGCGTGCGGGCGCGCCGCATCGTCAACGTGCGCGGCCCGGAAGGCGAGGTGGCCTCCTACTCCCTGGAGCGGGACGCGGCACCGGCACCGGAGCGGCCCTCTGACGACTTCCTGAACACGCCCATCGTCATCCGCAACGACCAGGGCGAGTTTCTCGGCGTGCCCGGCAGGCTGCCCCTGGCCGGATTCGTGTCCATCCTGATCGACGGGGCCGACGAGATCGCCGCCCGCTGGGCCCGGGAGGGCGACGCCTGGGTCTTCATCATGGCCGGGCCCGACGGCGACACCCACGCCCTGCACTTCGTCTCCACCACCACTCCGCGCGGCAACCTCGTGGTCCTGCTCGAGCGGCTCGACATCAACGGCTCGCCCACCTCGCCCCAGTTTCTCCAGGAATTCTTCCGCCAGGTGAAGGACAAGGCATAG